One part of the Macrobrachium rosenbergii isolate ZJJX-2024 chromosome 3, ASM4041242v1, whole genome shotgun sequence genome encodes these proteins:
- the LOC136851148 gene encoding uncharacterized protein, with protein sequence MIRVAAQSVRSPKGSRISSPAKRSCSKSPIRSPKKVRFASKTSTSASGSKPSSVKKGFQKGIALTAEIQALSKKGALEPAPPSPGFYSWIFVAPKAGGSWRPIIDLWGLNRLIVSTKFHMETSQSVLRSVRRDDWMISVDLKDAYLQVPIHQESRKFLCFLGSIWNIPVQSPLLRSDYSTSGFHEGNVSDFGHNASSGFSDEEISQRLVGSGFVCGHGVAGKGFPTELVSNSRSQTLGIRVNLDKSALIPAQVRTYLGMTIQTRLLRAFSTEERILPILSQLEVFLSNRAQPVSLWKSLLGRMSSLSLFVPGSRLQIRSLQVSLRNRWDFREENAFIVWDDSCLKDLRWHSEEHHLTISVRLDSPLPDFHLYTDASDWGWGATLEESQAQGLWRDLDREESINFKELRVVEEVLSCFSDQVSSKTVAMFCNNITPVSYLKKEGGTKSQVLNGIAQRVLCWYENHRVSLIPLFVSGKLNVLADTLSRSQEVLGGKWTLVQEEVQLLLKR encoded by the exons ATGATTAGGGTAGCAGCTCAAAGTGTCAGATCTCCTAAAGGGTCCAGAATATCATCTCCGGCTAAGCGTTCTTGTTCCAAGTCCCCCATAAGATCACCGAAGAAGGTCCGCTTTGCCTCCAAGACTTCAACTTCTGCCTCAGGATCGAAACCTTCATCGGTCAAGAAGGGTTTTCAGAA GGGAATAGCTTTGACGGCAGAGATCCAAGCCCTTTCAAAGAAGGGAGCATTAGAGCCCGCTCCCCCTTCTCCGGGTTTTTACAGCTGGATCTTCGTGGCCCCAAAAGcaggaggatcttggagacccattATAGATCTCTGGGGTCTCAACCGGTTGATTGTCTCGACGAAGTTTCACATGGAAACTTCGCAGTCGGTGCTGCGGTCAGTTCGGAGAGAcgattggatgatttcagtggacctcaaggatgcGTATCTCCAAGTTCCGATTCATcaggaatctcggaagttcctttGTTTCTTGGGGTCCATCTGGAACATTCCAGTTCAAAgccctctgcttcggtctgactACAGTACCTCAGGTTTTCACGAGGGTAATGTCTCCGATTTCGGACATAATGCATCATCGGGGTTTTCAGATGAGGAGATATCTCAACGATTGGTTGGTTCAGGCTTCGTCTGTGGACATGGTGTTGCAGGCAAGGGATTTCCTACTGAACTTGTGTCAAACTCTCGAAGTCAGACTCTAGGAATTCGAGTCAATTTAGACAAAAGCGCACTAATACCAGCGCAAGTAAGGACTTATTTAGGGATGACGATTCAGACTCGTCTTTTGAGGGCTTTCTCGACAGAAGAGCGGATTCTGCCGATTCTAAGCCAACTGGAGGTATTCCTGTCGAACAGAGCTCAGCCAGTGAGCCTGTGGAAAAGCTTGCTAGGTCGTATGTCCTCCCTCTCACTTTttgttccagggtctcgtctccagATACGTTCTCTGCAGGTgagtctcaggaatcgctgggactttcgggaagagaaTGCATTCATAGTCTGGGatgattcttgcctgaaggatcttcggtggCATTCAGAAGAACATCACCTGACCATCAGTGTAAGATTGGACTCCCCTTTGCCAGAttttcatctgtacacagatgcctcagattgGGGTTGGGGTGCGACCCTAGAGGAATCTCAGGCCCAAGGCCTTTGGAGGGATCTGGATCGAGAGGAGTCCATAAATTTCAAAGAGTTAAGAGTAGTAGAGGAGGTTCTAAGTTGCTTCTCAGATCAAGTGAGCAGCAAGACAGTAGCGATGTTTTGCAACAACATTACGCCGGTGTCATATCTCAAGAAAGAGGGGGGAACAAAATCACAAGTGTTAAACGGCATAGCACAAAGAGTTCTTTGTTGGTACGAGAACCACAGAGTTTCTCTCATCCCTCTGTTCGTGTCAGGGAAACTCAATGTCTTGGCAGACACTTTGAGTCGTTCGCAGGAAGTTCTTGGGGGCAAATGGACTCTAGTTCAAGAGGAAGTGCAACTTCTGTTGAAGAGATGA